In Eucalyptus grandis isolate ANBG69807.140 chromosome 4, ASM1654582v1, whole genome shotgun sequence, the following proteins share a genomic window:
- the LOC120292617 gene encoding iridoid oxidase-like — translation MTEWVMAELLRNRNVMDKVVEELTEVLGVDEMVEEQRLPKLKYLDAVIKEVLRLHLALPLLVPRTAHSSCVVKGYMIPKGGNIFLNGSYIHRDPKIWDKPLGFRPERFLEDLSLYNLSGNNFGYMPFGSGRRMCEGLPLAERMLTCVSTSLLHSFEWELPQGTELYLSDKFGIVVKKMNPLVAIPKPKLSRQSSTCRYRYFGLKLPNSFSLYVSSLGFQ, via the coding sequence ATGACCGAATGGGTGATGGCAGAGTTGCTGCGGAACCGGAATGTGATGGACAAAGTAGTGGAGGAATTGACAGAAGTTTTGGGAGTAGATGAGATGGTCGAAGAGCAGCGCTTGCCCAAATTAAAGTACCTCGATGCTGTCATCAAAGAGGTGTTGCGCTTGCACCTGGCACTGCCCTTATTGGTGCCTCGGACCGCGCATTCTTCCTGTGTCGTCAAGGGTTACATGATACCAAAGGGCGGTAACATATTCCTGAATGGATCATATATCCACAGGGACCCTAAGATTTGGGACAAACCATTAGGGTTTAGACCGGAAAGATTCTTGGAAGATCTTAGCTTGTATAATCTATCGGGCAACAACTTCGGATACATGCCATTTGGTTCTGGTCGAAGGATGTGTGAAGGGCTTCCGCTGGCAGAGAGAATGCTCACGTGTGTTTCGACTTCCCTTTTGCATTCGTTCGAGTGGGAATTACCACAAGGGACGGAGTTATATTTGTCAGACAAGTTCGGGATTGTGGTCAAGAAAATGAATCCACTAGTCGCCATTCCCAAACCAAAATTGTCCAGACAGAGCTCTACATGCAGATATAGGTATTTCGGATTGAAGCTTCCAAACTCCTTTTCTTTGTATGTTTCTAGCCTCGGTTTTCAGTAA
- the LOC104441862 gene encoding primary amine oxidase, whose translation MEGRSPGLRFSLSIVFFSFVLIFVFLPSWYRPLDDPKQRPKQFFPPRKSPILEELPRTGKTKNCPSSETVHHPLDPLTTDEIIRVGSIVRSYPPFESSPPSIHSLTLHEPEKAEVVAWRKGDPLPPRRAFVLALSNRRTHELVVDLGSGRVAAHSVASGSGYPPLTMDELAAACEAPYTSAEFNESIRARGVAMSDVRCVPLSAGWYGRAVEETRRVIKVQCFDLEGTSNFYMRPLEGITITVDLDKREILEFVDSGRGIPVPKSAGTEYRYGSIEKGEEGRGTAAPPLKPISMEQPDGPSFVVENGHVVKWANWEFHLRADHRAGMVISRARVRDPDTGELRSVMYKGFASELFVPYMDPDEGWYFKTYMDAGEYGMGVTAMSLVPLNDCPRNAYYMDGIFAASDGTPYVESNMICLFERYAGDVSWRHSEIPISGLEIRESRPKVTLVARMASSVGNYDYIFDWEFQTDGLIRVKVSLSGMLMVKGAPFENTKDVPEEYEMTGPLVSENVIGVVHDHYMTFHLDMDIDGSNNSFVDVHIEKEKTPPGSSPRKSYLKAKRRVARTEGDARIKLKLYDPSEFHVINPSRLSRVGNPSGYKVVPGGNGASLLDHDDPPQLRNAYTNNQIWVTPYNRSEQWAGGLLAYQSKGDDTLATWSERNRPIEDRDIVLWYTLGTHHVPCQEDFPVMPTVILSFDLKPVNFFDSNPILRAAPNFEKDLPVCKMTASS comes from the exons ATGGAAGGACGTTCCCCAGGCctccgcttctctctctccatcgtcttcttctccttcgtgctcATCTTCGTATTCCTCCCTTCATGGTATCGTCCTCTCGACGACCCGAAGCAGAGGCCGAAGCAGTTCTTCCCTCCTAGGAAGAGCCCAATCCTCGAGGAGCTTCCCCGAACCGGCAAAACCAAGAACTGCCCGTCGTCCGAGACCGTCCACCACCCGCTCGACCCGCTCACGACCGACGAAATCATTCGGGTCGGGTCGATCGTCCGGTCGTACCCGCCTTTCGAGTCCTCTCCCCCGTCCATCCACTCCCTCACGCTGCACGAGCCCGAGAAGGCCGAAGTCGTCGCCTGGAGAAAGGGCGACCCTCTCCCGCCGAGGCGGGCCTTCGTCCTCGCCCTCTCGAACCGCCGGACCCACGAGCTCGTCGTCGACCTGGGCTCGGGCCGGGTGGCGGCCCACTCGGTCGCGTCCGGGTCGGGCTACCCGCCCCTCACGATGGACGAGCTCGCCGCCGCTTGCGAAGCCCCGTACACGAGCGCCGAGTTCAACGAGTCGATCCGGGCGCGGGGCGTGGCGATGTCGGACGTGAGGTGCGTCCCGCTGTCGGCGGGATGGTACGGACGGGCGGTGGAAGAGACGAGAAGGGTCATAAAAGTTCAGTGCTTCGATCTGGAGGGCACGTCCAATTTCTACATGAGGCCGCTCGAGGGCATCACCATCACGGTGGACCTCGACAAGAGGGAGATCCTGGAGTTCGTGGACTCAGGCCGGGGCATTCCGGTCCCGAAGAGCGCCGGCACCGAGTACCGCTACGGGTCGATCGAGAAGGGGGAGGAGGGCCGCGGCACGGCGGCGCCGCCACTGAAGCCCATCTCGATGGAGCAGCCCGACGGGCCGAGCTTCGTGGTGGAGAACGGGCACGTTGTGAAGTGGGCGAACTGGGAATTTCACCTCCGGGCGGACCATCGGGCCGGGATGGTGATCTCGAGAGCCCGGGTCCGAGACCCGGACACCGGGGAGCTGAGAAGCGTGATGTATAAGGGGTTCGCGTCCGAGTTGTTCGTGCCCTACATGGACCCGGACGAGGGGTGGTACTTCAAGACGTACATGGATGCAG GGGAATATGGAATGGGCGTGACGGCGATGTCACTTGTGCCGCTGAACGACTGCCCTAGGAATGCTTACTACATGGACGGGATTTTCGCGGCGTCCGACGGGACGCCCTACGTCGAATCCAACATGATCTGCCTGTTCGAGCGCTACGCCGGGGATGTCAGCTGGCGTCACTCCGAGATCCCCATCAGCGGGCTCGAG ATCAGGGAGTCGAGGCCTAAGGTGACGCTAGTGGCTCGAATGGCATCGTCGGTCGGGAATTACGACTACATTTTCGATTGGGAGTTTCAAACGGACGGATTGATTCGGGTCAAG GTGAGTCTATCGGGTATGCTTATGGTGAAGGGAGCTCCGTTTGAGAACACGAAGGACGTGCCCGAAGAGTACGAAATGACCGGGCCCCTCGTGTCCGAGAACGTCATCGGCGTCGTCCACGACCACTACATGACGTTCCACCTCGACATGGACATCGACGGCTCGAACAACTCTTTCGTGGACGTCCACATTGAGAAGGAGAAGACCCCGCCCGGAAGCTCGCCTCGGAAGAGCTACCTAAAGGCAAAACGGCGCGTGGCTCGGACGGAGGGAGACGCCAGGATCAAGCTCAAGCTGTACGACCCGTCGGAGTTTCACGTGATCAATCCGTCGAGGCTGTCTAGAGTGGGAAACCCGTCGGGGTACAAGGTGGTCCCCGGAGGCAACGGGGCGAGCTTGCTTGATCACGACGATCCTCCGCAGCTCCGAAATGCCTACACCAATAACCAG ATTTGGGTGACTCCATATAACCGGAGCGAGCAGTGGGCCGGTGGACTCTTGGCGTATCAAAGCAAAGGAGACGACACTTTGGCTACTTGGTCTGAGAG GAACCGCCCTATTGAGGACCGCGACATCGTGCTGTGGTACACCCTCGGGACTCACCATGTCCCTTGCCAAGAGGACTTCCCGGTGATGCCGACCGTCATATTGAGCTTCGATCTGAAACCGGTCAACTTCTTCGACAGCAATCCGATACTCCGTGCCGCGCCCAACTTCGAAAAGGACCTCCCTGTGTGCAAGATGACCGCTTCGTCCTGA
- the LOC104443156 gene encoding flavonoid 3'-monooxygenase CYP75B137 — translation MSNGYAGRAWLCLWHAKEEDDAIPTAITTFLVIAIATLTFLVFSIFRRRKNSKNPLPPGPRGMPFLGYLPFLGNDLHRKFSELAKTYGPIYKLQLGSKLYVVINSPSVAREIVRDQDIMFANRDPNIAATMSSYGGRSIAFASQGPYWRNLRKLFVRQIMSNASLDACYDLRRQEVRKALSDLYRKSGMPVDIGELTLLILINGMMAMLWGGTLEGEKCEAMGAEFRKVVAEYMVLLGSPNVSDFFPALAWLDLQGVERDMKRVHQWLDDFLQSVIDCATEGKTNELFKQKEGESERNEQKRDFLQIFLDVEMDLEDNHSPTDKNRVLKAILKDIVVGGTDTTSTTIEWVMAELLQNRNMMNKVVHELTEVVGDDKMVEEHHLPKLKYLNAVIKEAFRLHPALPLLVPRTPHASCVVGGYTIPKGSNVFLNVGYIHRDPTIWDKPSEFRPERFLEDPSKYDLSGNDFTYMPFGSGRRICAGLALAERMLTFSLASLLHSFEWELPQGVELELSDKFGIVVKKLNPLVAIPRPRLSTPELYMSR, via the exons ATGTCAAACGGATACGCTGGACGTGCCTGGCTGTGTTTGTGGCATGCTAAAGAAGAGGATGATGCAATTCCTACAGCTATCACAACATTTCTTGTCATAGCAATTGCAACACttacttttttggttttttccattttcaggaGGCGAAAAAACTCGAAGAATCCATTGCCCCCAGGGCCCCGAGGCATGCCATTCCTCGGGTACCTCCCATTCCTAGGGAACGATCTCCACCGGAAGTTCTCCGAATTGGCCAAGACATACGGCCCCATCTACAAACTCCAGCTTGGAAGCAAGTTATATGTCGTGATTAACTCCCCGTCGGTGGCCAGAGAAATTGTTCGGGACCAGGACATAATGTTTGCCAATCGGGACCCGAACATCGCTGCCACCATGTCGTCATACGGTGGAAGGAGTATTGCCTTCGCAAGCCAGGGGCCTTATTGGAGGAATCTCCGCAAACTGTTCGTACGGCAGATAATGAGCAATGCGAGCCTCGATGCCTGTTACGATTTGAGAAGGCAGGAGGTCAGGAAAGCTCTGAGTGATCTGTATAGAAAATCTGGCATGCCGGTTGATATCGGGGAATTGACCCTTCTGATCTTGATTAACGGGATGATGGCAATGCTGTGGGGAGGGACGCTTGAGGGAGAGAAGTGCGAAGCCATGGGCGCCGAGTTTCGAAAGGTGGTGGCTGAATATATGGTGCTCTTAGGTAGTCCAAATGTTTCGGACTTTTTCCCGGCACTCGCTTGGCTTGACCTGCAAGGAGTGGAAAGGGACATGAAAAGGGTGCATCAGTGGCTAGATGATTTTCTTCAGTCTGTTATCGATTGTGCAAccgaaggaaaaacaaatgaacTGTTCAAGCAGAAGGAAGGAGAATCtgaaagaaatgaacaaaaaagggattttttgcAGATTTTCCTGGACGTGGAGATGGATCTTGAAGATAACCATTCACCAACGGACAAGAATAGAGTTCTCAAAGCGATTCTTAAA GACATCGTGGTTGGCGGAACTGATACGACTTCAACAACGATCGAGTGGGTGATGGCAGAGTTGCTGCAGAATCGAAATATGATGAACAAAGTAGTCCACGAGCTGACGGAAGTTGTGGGGGACGATAAGATGGTCGAAGAGCACCACTTGCCCAAATTGAAGTACCTCAATGCTGTCATCAAGGAGGCATTTCGTTTGCACCCAGCGCTGCCCTTATTGGTGCCTCGGACACCTCATGCTTCTTGTGTCGTCGGGGGTTACACGATCCCAAAGGGCAGTAACGTATTCCTGAATGTGGGTTACATCCACAGGGACCCCACGATTTGGGACAAACCGTCAGAGTTTAGACCCGAGAGGTTCTTGGAAGATCCCAGCAAGTATGACCTCTCGGGCAACGACTTCACATACATGCCTTTCGGTTCTGGTCGAAGAATATGCGCAGGGCTTGCACTGGCAGAGAGGATGCTAACGTTTTCTTTGGCCTCTCTTTTGCATTCATTCGAGTGGGAATTACCGCAAGGGGTGGAGCTGGAACTATCGGACAAGTTCGGGATTGTGGTCAAGAAATTGAATCCCCTGGTGGCCATTCCCAGGCCGAGATTGTCCACTCCAGAGCTCTACATGTCGAGATAG
- the LOC104443155 gene encoding primary amine oxidase: MYIYLPSRQVSAHLPLPPERERERMEGRHSLRLLLLFVSVALILLFTWVNLPSRLPDTAELVDCDASSPWCASSKNRFQPKQRQPPPPTSRTPPPPRRHSHVFDTPRHPLDPLTIQELNRVRTFLLSHPLFANGAPYALHSVVLEEPDKLSVLAWRKGDPFPRKASVVARVAGLSHLLTVDLDSGRVTEQGATPLSGYPTMTMEDMTTATLAPLADPEFNRTVLARGVDLADLACLPISSGWYGPAEESRRLIKVQCYSMKDTANFYMRPIEGLTVLLDLDTKRVVEITDKGGDIPIPKAANTDYRYSQFDQNRQAYRMINPISIEQPKGPSFTVEDEHLVKWANWEFHAKPDPRAGVIISRARVRDPESGELRDVMYKGFTSELFVPYMDPTDAWYFKTYMDAGEYGFGLQAMPLDPLNDCPRNAYFMDGVFPAGDGTPYVRSGMVCIYESYAGDIGWRHSESPITGMEIREVRPKVTLVVRMAASVANYDYIVDWEFQTDGLIRVKVGLSGILMVKGSPYANVNDVPGREDLYGTLLSENVIGVIHDHYVTFHLDMDVDGADNSFVNVNIRKQETSPGESPRRSYLKAVRNVAKTEKDARVKLKLYDPSEFHVVNTNKKTRVGNPVGYKVVPAGTAASLLSHDDPPQKRAAFTNNQIWVTPYNRTEQWAGGLFTYQSQGEDTLAVWSERDRPIENKDIVVWYTLGFHHIPCQEDFPIMPTVSASFDLKPVNFFESNPILRIPPNTENDLPVCKPAASA, from the exons ATGTATATTTATCTGCCGAGTCGACAAGTTTCAGCACACTTGCCCCTGCcccctgagagagagagagagaggatggaggGGAGGCATTCCCTCCGGCTGTTGCTGCTCTTCGTCAGCGTAGCCCTGATCCTTCTCTTCACGTGGGTCAACCTCCCGTCCCGGCTGCCGGACACGGCGGAGCTCGTCGACTGCGACGCCAGCTCCCCCTGGTGCGCCTCCTCCAAGAATCGCTTCCAGCCCAAGCAACGGCAGCCCCCACCACCAACATCGAGAAccccgcccccgccccgccGCCACTCCCACGTCTTCGACACCCCGCGACACCCCCTCGACCCCCTCACCATCCAGGAGCTCAACCGCGTCCGCACCTTCCTCCTCTCCCACCCGCTCTTCGCCAACGGCGCCCCCTACGCCCTCCACTCCGTCGTCCTCGAGGAGCCCGACAAGCTCTCCGTCCTCGCCTGGCGGAAGGGCGACCCGTTCCCCCGGAAGGCCTCCGTCGTCGCCCGCGTCGCCGGCTTGTCGCACCTCCTGACCGTCGACCTCGACAGCGGCCGCGTGACCGAGCAGGGGGCCACGCCCCTCTCCGGCTACCCGACGATGACCATGGAGGACATGACGACGGCCACGTTGGCCCCGCTCGCGGACCCGGAGTTCAACCGCACGGTTCTGGCGCGCGGGGTCGACCTGGCCGACCTCGCGTGCCTGCCGATCTCGAGCGGCTGGTACGGCCCGGCCGAGGAGAGCCGGAGGCTGATCAAGGTCCAGTGCTACTCCATGAAGGACACGGCCAATTTCTACATGCGACCCATCGAGGGGCTGACCGTTCTGCTCGACCTGGACACGAAGCGCGTGGTCGAGATCACCGACAAAGGCGGCGACATACCGATCCCGAAGGCCGCCAACACCGACTACCGGTACTCGCAGTTCGATCAGAACCGGCAGGCTTATCGCATGATCAATCCGATCTCCATCGAGCAGCCGAAAGGCCCGAGCTTCACCGTCGAGGACGAGCATCTCGTCAAGTGGGCGAACTGGGAATTCCACGCGAAGCCGGACCCGAGAGCCGGGGTGATCATCTCCCGGGCCAGGGTGCGCGACCCGGAGAGCGGCGAGCTGAGGGACGTCATGTACAAGGGCTTCACGTCGGAGCTGTTCGTCCCTTACATGGACCCGACCGACGCGTGGTACTTCAAGACGTACATGGACGCCGGCGAGTACGGGTTCGGGCTCCAGGCCATGCCGCTCGACCCGCTCAACGACTGCCCGAGGAACGCCTACTTCATGGACGGCGTGTTCCCGGCCGGCGACGGGACGCCGTACGTGAGGTCCGGCATGGTGTGCATCTACGAGAGCTACGCCGGCGACATTGGGTGGCGGCACTCCGAGAGCCCGATCACTGGCATGGAG ATAAGGGAAGTGAGGCCAAAAGTGACGTTAGTGGTTAGAATGGCAGCGTCAGTGGCGAACTACGATTACATCGTGGACTGGGAGTTCCAAACGGATGGGCTAATCAGGGTCAAG GTCGGTCTCAGCGGAATTCTGATGGTGAAGGGCAGCCCCTATGCCAATGTCAACGACGTGCCGGGGCGAGAAGACCTCTACGGCACGCTCCTCTCCGAGAACGTCATCGGCGTCATCCACGACCACTACGTCACATTCCATCTCGACATGGACGTCGACGGTGCCGACAACTCCTTCGTGAACGTCAACATCCGGAAGCAGGAGACCTCCCCTGGGGAGTCGCCCCGGCGGAGCTACCTGAAGGCAGTCCGGAACGTGGCCAAGACTGAGAAGGATGCGCGGGTGAAGCTCAAGCTCTATGATCCGTCTGAGTTCCACGTCGTCAACACGAACAAGAAGACGCGGGTCGGGAACCCCGTGGGGTACAAGGTTGTCCCCGCGGGGACCGCGGCCAGTCTGCTCTCTCACGACGACCCACCCCAGAAGCGGGCGGCGTTCACGAACAACCAAATATGGGTCACCCCCTATAACCGGACCGAGCAATGGGCAGGAGGGCTGTTCACTTACCAGAGCCAGGGCGAGGACACACTCGCCGTGTGGTCGGAGAG GGATCGGCCGATCGAGAACAAGGACATTGTGGTGTGGTACACGCTGGGCTTCCATCACATTCCGTGCCAGGAGGACTTCCCGATCATGCCCACGGTGTCGGCCAGCTTCGATCTGAAACCGGTCAACTTCTTCGAAAGCAACCCCATTCTCCGGATCCCGCCCAACACCGAGAACGACCTCCCGGTGTGCAAGCCCGCTGCTTCCGCTTGA
- the LOC120292616 gene encoding cytochrome P450 76A1-like, with translation MRVEREITSDSRNAFPRETWGVVQENKEVSRTPPLTRVEREVTSDSPTPSPKSSVGLLIEAKKLEESIAPKAPRRAIPRFSEFGASALKGSNIFLNEGYIHRDPMIWDKPTEFRPKRFLEDPSKYDLLGNDFTHLPFGSGRRICAWLALTERMLTFSLASLLHSFEWELPQEVELELSDKFGIVVKKLNPPVAIPRPRLSIPKLYMSR, from the exons ATGAGGGTAGAGAGGGAGATCACCTCGGATTCCCGCAACGCCTTCCCCAGGGAAACTTGGGGCGTGGTACAGGAAAATAAAGAAGTCAGTCGAACTCCCCCTCTTACGAGGGTAGAGAGGGAGGTCACCTCGGATTCCCCAACGCCTTCTCCCAAGTCAAGCGTGGGGCTGCTGATT GAGGCGAAAAAACTCGAAGAATCCATTGCCCCTAAGGCCCCGAGGCGTGCCATTCCTCGG TTCTCCGAATTTGGTGCCTCGGCACTAAAGGGCAGTAACATATTCCTAAACGAGGGTTATATCCACAGGGACCCCATGATTTGGGACAAACCGACGGAGTTTAGGCCCAAGAGGTTCTTGGAAGATCCCAGTAAGTATGACCTCTTGGGCAACGACTTCACGCACTTGCCTTTCGGTTCCGGTCGAAGGATATGCGCATGGCTCGCACTGACAGAGAGGATGCTGACGTTTTCTTTGGCCTCTCTTTTGCATTCATTCGAGTGGGAATTACCGCAAGAGGTGGAGCTGGAACTATCGGACAAGTTCGGGATTGTGGTCAAGAAATTGAATCCCCCGGTGGCCATTCCCAGGCCGAGATTATCCATTCCAAAGCTCTACATGTCAAGATAG